A stretch of DNA from Halorubrum sp. BOL3-1:
AGCTCGACGATGGAGATGTTTTCTATGATATCGGGGCAAATATTGGGATATTCAGTTGCTTTGCAGCACAAAAAATGGACGTGGGCCACATCGTTTCATTTGAGCCATACCCTCCAAATGTGAATCAACTCCATAAGAACCTTTTATATAATGCTGATAAATCTGATTTCACGTTATTTGACATTGCCTTATCAAATTCAGACGGTAGTGTAGAATTCTCTTCGCCAGATAAGCGCGCTGGTCATCAAACCGGCAATATATCACCTTCTGGCCCATCTATCGATGTCAAGAGCACTCCAGGCGATAAGTTGATTGACGAACGGACACTGCCGGAACCCACTGTCGTAAAAATAGATGTCGAGGGGTCTGAACCGCTTGTAATTCAGGGCCTAGAGGATACGCTAAAAGCTGATACGTGTCGCATCTTGTACTGCGAGTTACACCTACCGCGAGCAGATAGAGGTCGGCCGTCGATCATGGATTACGGAGAAACAAAAAAAGTATGTTAGATAAAATATATAGTCTGGGCTTTGAGATTGTGTATATGGAGAAAAGAGGCCCAGAAATACAAATTAAAGCCAAAAAATAGTCCCAGAATGCTCACTCGCCACCTAACGAAATTGGTTAGTGGAAGCCCGAAATACGCGTAAGTCATGAAGGCAGTAATTCCCCTCGCCGGACAAGGAACTCGACTCTACCCGCAGACACACACGAAACCAAAGGCAATGGTTCGTATCGCGGGGAAACCTATTCTCGGTCACATCCTTTCGGGACTGGTAGAGACGGAGATCGACGAAGCGGTGTTAATTGTCGGCGGACCGATGCAGACGCAGATACGAGAGTATGCCACAGAGACGTTCGGCAATGAGCTCGATCTGGCGTTTCCGGAACAGACAGATCCACAGGGGCTTGGTCACGCCATCTACCAAGCAGAACCCGAAGTCAATGACGAACCGATGTTCATTACCCTCGGTGACATGCTGTTCGAGAACGGTTATGAGACGTTCCTTGACGCACATAGA
This window harbors:
- a CDS encoding FkbM family methyltransferase, whose protein sequence is MSSKTPTLKRLPYEFVKICKSKSITKALADTKSYISHNINPIQSIRNRYYDWKGGTQDLCLNGVTAQFDAKSKNGGDNLRVMYESEDFFLQDMLEELDDGDVFYDIGANIGIFSCFAAQKMDVGHIVSFEPYPPNVNQLHKNLLYNADKSDFTLFDIALSNSDGSVEFSSPDKRAGHQTGNISPSGPSIDVKSTPGDKLIDERTLPEPTVVKIDVEGSEPLVIQGLEDTLKADTCRILYCELHLPRADRGRPSIMDYGETKKVC